The Lewinella sp. 4G2 nucleotide sequence GTGAATCCTCACGGAACTCGACTAGGGGAAAGATTCATGAAAAAGATTTTTGATTATGCTACGCAGTATAATTATCCTGAAATATATGTTACCATATTTCCTAAACACAAGGCATTAGTATCATTGTTTATTAGATATGGATTTAAATTAATTGGGACAAAAACTACTCACAACGGAATAGAAAACGTATATCTAAAAGATTTTAATACGAGGGCGGACGAAGTTCTCTTAGACTATCCGATGGTTGACACAAAGAAAAATTCTCATTTATTGGCGATCAAACCTAAATTCCATTCTCTATTATTCCCAGATTCAATTTTGAGTAATGAAAGTTTTGATGTACTCGAAGATATATCTCACACGAATAGCATCCATAAAATATACGTTTGTTTTATGAATATTTCATCGTTTAAGAAGGGAGATAATGTAGTTATATACAGAACAAAAGATGACAAAGGGTCTGCTGAATATAGGTCTGTTGCAACTTCAATTTGTAGGGTTGAAGAAGTGAGATCTAAGCATTCTTTCTCTGACAGTCAGGAGTTTATAACGTATTGTAAAAAATACAGTGTCTTCGACGAGCAAGATTTGACTAATTGGTTCAAGAATGATAACTTTAAAACGATAAAAATGACGTATAATGTAGCATTCAAGAAGAGAATTACACGGAATGTCCTAATTAATGAAATAGGACTGGACCGGAATCAATATTGGGGGTTTTTCCACATAGATAACAATAAGTTTATCAAAATCATAAAAAAATCAGAAATAAATGAAAGCATTATTTTCGATTAAGAAAGAATTTGCCGATAAGATTTTTTCAGGAGAAAAGAGATTCGAATTTAGAAAAGCAATCTTCAAGAGGAATGTAACAACGATTGTTGTCTACGTAACTAAGCCAACGGGAATGATTGTTGGTGAGTTTCAAGTTAAATCTATCGTTCAGGATTCACCAGAAGGAGTATGGAACACTACTCAAGAATTTGCTGGTGTAGACAAAGATTTCTTTTTCAAATATTTTAATGATAGGTCTACTGGATATGCTATTGAGATAATGAACCCCACCTTGTATGATGTTCCACTTGACCCAAATAGAATTGTTGGTGACAATAAAACTAAATTCTGTGCTCCCCAATCATTTTGTTACTTACCATGAGCTATAAAGATATTAACAGGAAAGCGTATAATGAGCTAGCTGACCATTATAAAAAAAGACGATCAGATAAAGGACAATATGAGGAGTCTTCTGATTATTTAGCAGGTCTACTACACAGTGGCTACCATGTAAGTATTAACGAGTGCAGGGTTCTAGAAATAGGTCCTGGAGCAGGAAATATTTTACGGTGCTTTGAAAATTTAGGTTCTAAAGTATTTGCCGTCGAACTATCTGAAAATATTATAGAATTGTGTAAGGAAATTGCTCCGAATACTATATATTTCAATAGAGACGTGTTTGAATTAGACTTTGGCGAGGATAAATTTGATTTAGTCTATATGGGGGCAATTATTCATTTGTTTCCTAAAAATATGGCGTTTCCATTGCTTAAAAAAGTTCGACACTGGATTAAACCTAGCGGCCGGTTATTTTTAAACACGACCATATCTAATAAATCGTCTGAGGGAATTGAAATTAAAAAAGATGCAAAAGGACAAGTTGCTCGGTACCGAAGCCATTGGTCAGAAACTGAATTTTCGTCCTTAATTGATAAACTGATGATGGATGTCATCAGAAAAAGCTACACATTAGAAATGGATCGAGATAAAAAATGGCTAGGTATTACGTGCGTAAAACCCGAGCAAGATATAGTTGAAGATGAGCCAAAATTCAAGGGCAAAACACTGTCTATTCTAAATAGAAAAATTAAACTAAATAATCAAACGATAGATTTTGAAGTCATTAATAGACCTAAAGTAGCGTTGATAATTCCTTTCATTGATTCTGATACAATTATATTTACTCGGCAGTTTCGTTCAGCGATCAATCAATATGTACTTGAGCTCCCGGCTGGTAAAAGTAATTTTGGCGAGAAGATTGAGGAGACCGCTATGAGAGAACTACAAGAGGAAACAGGATATACATCGTCTAATTTAACATATTTAACGTCTTTTTACTCTTCATTACATATGTCTAACGAGAAAATTTATGTTTTTATAGCCAAAGACTTAGTTAGAAGTGAGAAGAGTCTAGGAGATAAGGAGTTTATAAAATTGGAAAAGAGGAATATTTTTGAATTAGTCGATAATAATGTATTGATTGATGCTAAGAGTTATATTGCAATCGCCGAGCTAAAAAAACTGATCTATGACGAATAAGATATACAAATGGATAATTAGACACTTATCTGTATTACCTGCTGTAGCAACTGTAATAACATCGGTAATTTTCTTAATGAAAGTTAGATCATCTGATCTTTCTGCTTCACAGATTTTAAGTTGGATCTTAGTAGTCGTAAGTATGTTAGCTACATCTATGTTGATTGATAGATTAGTGAGGCTAGACAAAATAGAATCCAATACGCAGGATTCGTTAGACCTTATAAGAGATTTTTCTAGAAGTTCTCGTATCAGTGATATTTTTAGGACTAGAAAAGATCTACAGCCTTTAGAAGAAAGATTGCGCGGAGCTCAATCTGTATATATAATAGGAGGTTCGCTGTTTAGACTGTCATCAGAGTATACTTCCACGTTCGAAAAATTGCTTAACGAAAATTGTAAAATTAGATTACTATTGCTTAATCCAGACTCGTTTATAGCAGAGCAAACTGCTAAGAATATTGTATATGAAATTGACGACTATAGCGTTTACAGAACTTATATACTTTCCTCTATATCTAATTTTAGCAAACTGAAGAAAAAACATCCTAATTTAATTGACATTCGTGTCATGGATTACCTTCCATCGTATAGTTTATTTGGTGTTGGTAAATCAAATAGTGAATTTTCCGTTATGGTAGAATTATATTCGAACAACATACCTGCAAGGGATAGGCTGCATTTTAATGTATTATCTAAAAATGATAAAGATTTATTCATCTTTTTTAATGATCAGTTTGAAAAATTCTGGTCTGAATCGCAAGAATACAATGCGCCGAACACAACACCGTTAAGTTAAGTTTATCAGCACCTGTCTCAAGACCACTCTCCAGCTCAAAATCTCCAATCCTTCCACGACATACTTCCTTAGGTACTCACTGAACATCCCCCCGGCCAGCCCTAACTCCACTAATACCAATATGACGGCATTTTATAAATCTATATTACAGTGTTATCTATATTTTGTCTGACTGCGTTACTGCCTACGACGGTTGTAGATATAGTGGTCGTTAACCCATATGATTTTTCAAGTCCATTGCTAGCGCTGCGTGATTTTTTCGCTGGACATAATAAGAACTAAAAGAGTTCGGTGACACTTAAGCGGTTGTCCGAGTATGGGGTGTGCTCTACATACGGTAGCCGTAGTCATCAAAAGCCACTACCATATCACCCTCGCACCGCCCGCCCCAAATCCGTCATCCAGCTGTCTTGGGCCTACCCCCTTGACTGAAAAAGGTAAAAACGAGTGCAACTACGTAGCCGGCCTTAGCTGGTTGACAAGGCTGCTATGTTGTGTGCATCAATTGGTCTAATTGATCAAACATATTTTTATCAAAGTGCCCTTCATTAGAATAATATTCGAGGTGATCTTCAATGAATTCAGACATGATATTAAAATTCTCATATTTAAGCATAAATCTTTTAACATCCAATAGATTATTCTTTGACTTATCGCCTTTGTAGTAATAAGAAACTTCCTTTAAAAATTCACCGACAGAGTTAATTTCAGATCGTTCTTCATTAGTTTGAAATTTAGAATTAGAGTAAACATACTTCTTGTTGAATTCTTTTAGCCGTAATATTAGTTTCCGTTTATTTTCAGTCCTTATATCCATAAAGTCACTCATTACATCAGCCAATTCAGAAGTTTCGCTAACAAAGGATTCTTTTGTAAGTATTGAGATAAAAGAATTAGTCAAATTTCGAGAATCAACCTTAAACTCAAGTAAGTTCAGATGTGCAACAAACCTAGACGGATAATATAAATGCCAAAACTGATTTCTCGATTTTTCTTGTAATACGTATTCACGCATTATGAAAAATAAGGAGTCATAAGTGATGAAATAAGGTTCAAGCTCATGTTCTCTTTTATCACTCAAGTATGAGATCATTTGAACATCATTAGCGATCGTTTTGTGATGTCTTTTACCTTCAGCTCTTAGTGTAAAGTGATCAAATAATTTTCTTGTGTCATCATAATGAAAATGCTTCACCGTAATATTCTCATCGTTAAGTATATCGTCGCATATTTCGGCAAGTATACCGAGTGGAAATGGTCTATATAGATCATCCTGATAAAACCCTAGTGCCTGCAAGAAATCTTCAAAACTATCTTCGTCTTCATCCAATTTTCCATGCTCATATAAATACTTATAAAATTTATAGAATACATTATTTGATAAATAACCGTCCGAGAAAAAATTAACTTCTTCAAATGGTATTAATAATAAAGCTGACCGTACTTGATAAGCAAGTTCTAAAACATATTCCTTATAGGTAAATAAGCTTATCCTCTTATCATGGTTCTCAATATCCAGTAAATCATTTATAACTTCATATTCAGGAATGTTTGTATTCCGTACAATAGTATAATATCTACATACAACATAGAGAAGTACATTTGTATCTAAGTATACTTCTCTATTGCGTTGTCTAATATATGCCTGGAGTTCGTTCTGTTTAGAGACTTTACTGAAAATGGCTGATGCACATTTTCTATAAAGAAAACTATTATTCTGACAAATGCTCAACAAGTCTAGCAATAAACTTTGGAGATTTTCCTCACTATTCTGATTCCTACTTTTAAGTAGGTTTATGATGAATTCCTTAAAATTTAATAATACAATTGATGCAGAAGAATCGACTTCGACTAGTTTATTCAGAATTTCACTTAAATCTATTTTGTAATTTGATTCAACTAAATTATTTAACTCGACATACACTTCGTCTACTTTTTCGCCTAAATAATAATTATTCAAAGCTTCCTGGATGTTCTGTTTAAAAATTCTCTCTTCGTACTCAAAGCTTTCAACTTCATCAGATAAAGACTCTCTTTCAAAATCTGTAAGTGAAAAAGAGTCACCTTCGTTAGGTTCAATTTTATCATCACTAACTAATTTAAAAATCAATCGTTTAAAAGAGCCATCTGAGTAACTGGTATTGAATTTATCATTACACTGATCTCTTAAGTGAGAGATTGTAACATTGTTATTCTCTAAAAGAGTATGTAGAATGAAAGCTTCTACAACTTGCTCCTTTATTTCTCTAGTTGGATTTCCATGTGATATGAAACTATAAAAAACTTTTGTTTTATCATCAATTAAACTCACTGTACTCGTCTGAGCTAGTTTCTCTATATTTTCATTAATTATGTGAGAGATGCTTCCTAAATGCTTTAGCGTAGCAAACAACATCACAATCAATAAACTTCTAGCGATTATCTGTACATCAGCTGGATCGTATTCTGGAGAATTGTGTATAATATCATTCCTACGGATGTATGTTGTAGCAATATGTTCTGCAAAATTAGGATGGCCTGCGAAACTAAGTATTCTCTGTTCTGTAAAGTAATCTTTAGCAGGCAACTCCCTATTCTTAATGACTGGTGATAGATTCAATTCATCGACCATATTTATAAGCGTCATCGATGTATTGGCAGTGTAATCAACACCAGTCACGAGATATACCACCTTTTCTAAAAATGGCTCAGTTTCAGTAGCAATCACGGTTAGTGATTCTCTAGAACTATTACCTTTTACATATAAAGTGTCAAGAGCATGAAGCAATGTTGAATTTATACCATCTAACTTCTCGATACCAGTTTTAAAATTTATTATGCGCTCAAACCATTTTACTCCTTCGTCTAAACTTAATATAGAAGGAGTAGTATCCTTGTTCATTTTACTTTTAGCGGCATTTATAAGCTTTGATCTTAAAACAACTATATCTTTTATCACTGTTTGAATAATTTAATTTATAGCAATATGCAAAGTTACATAATTTGCCGTAGTTTTTCAGTTGCACACAACAACAGCCTATACACCGTATCATCTACTATAGTTTGCTCTATCCCACGGGCTTATGTGGGTTCCCTTCACCCCACAACACGGCACCTCAGTCCGCGCCCTAAACCCCGTGCCAAATTAAAGCAAAGCCACCCGCTACGCATCGTAAAAATGCGCGTAGGCTTAAAGGTCCTGAGGCTCGGACGCGTACAGAAGAGAAAATAATATTGAGGGTGCGGCGCGTGGTACTTTAGCGCAAGTTTCCGATCAGTCCGATTTGTGCTATTCGTTTTCCCCAGCACCTGCGTCCTCGCCTTATCAATTATACGAGACCACAGGCGCAAAGTAGTCAGCCAAGGAGCAAAGCTGGAATAGTAACAGACACCATTATTTATACCCCCTCAAATAATACCTCGATACGTTAAACTTACCCGACCAGACACAACCAAAACACTCCATGAACCAACAAACCACCAATCACCTAAGCACAAACGACCCCATAATAGCGAACATCGTCAACCTAATCACCATCCCCACCATACCCCCATCAAAAGGCATATACCACGACATGATCAGTTGCATAGTCGAACACCAAATCCCCTCCCACCACCGAAACGCCTGGTTCAAAAAGGTCGTTAACCTCCTCAATGGCAAAGACCCCAACGACAACAACATCTACACCATCCAAGAAGACGACTGGCGCGCCGCCAAACTCGCCGCAGCGAAGTACCACACCCTGTTCCGCTTCACCGACGCGTGGCACAAACAGAGAATGGAAACTCAGAATTGGACAGCCATGACGGACGATGAGGTACGCCAACAACTAACCGCGATCAAAGGTATCGGACCGGCTACGGCGGATCTCGTACTGCTCTACTCCCTCGGTCGGCCGGATGTATTGCTGGCTAACGACTCGCACGTCAAGCAGATGGTAGAGCGATTGTACCTAGAACCTGAGGAGAAGCTAAAACCAAAGATAGCCGAATTGAAGAAGAAGTGGTCGCCCTACTGCTCCCTAGCTTCCCTTTACCTCATCGCTTATCGGAAGGAGTTAAAGCGGCGAAAACCCTAGCCGTCAACAACTTGCAACCGTCCGCATTCTATGGTTATGAAACGTTCCGGCACCGCCGATCTAGCCCTCTGGGGCGGCGGTATTCCCTCCTGGCTCTTCGACCGCATGAAACTCCTCACGCTGCCGGTCGTCGAATCGATCGTGCTGCACTACGGGCGGGAGCATTTCCTCAGCCGGCTGTCCGACCCGTTCTGGTTCCAGAGTTTTGGCGCCGTGATCGGGATGGACTGGAACAGTTCCGGGGTGACAACGGCGGTGATGCGGGCGCTCAAGCAATCCATCAACCCCGCCAGTCATGAGTTGGGC carries:
- a CDS encoding GNAT family N-acetyltransferase; amino-acid sequence: MTDYLIRTRKFEDLNINDIFFDSLKKDYVEFEDWFMAKSKKGRKALVVEIDNKIIGFLYLKHENEQLPDINPPLPIKKRMKVGTFKVNPHGTRLGERFMKKIFDYATQYNYPEIYVTIFPKHKALVSLFIRYGFKLIGTKTTHNGIENVYLKDFNTRADEVLLDYPMVDTKKNSHLLAIKPKFHSLLFPDSILSNESFDVLEDISHTNSIHKIYVCFMNISSFKKGDNVVIYRTKDDKGSAEYRSVATSICRVEEVRSKHSFSDSQEFITYCKKYSVFDEQDLTNWFKNDNFKTIKMTYNVAFKKRITRNVLINEIGLDRNQYWGFFHIDNNKFIKIIKKSEINESIIFD
- a CDS encoding ASCH domain-containing protein, which gives rise to MKALFSIKKEFADKIFSGEKRFEFRKAIFKRNVTTIVVYVTKPTGMIVGEFQVKSIVQDSPEGVWNTTQEFAGVDKDFFFKYFNDRSTGYAIEIMNPTLYDVPLDPNRIVGDNKTKFCAPQSFCYLP
- a CDS encoding methyltransferase domain-containing protein, whose amino-acid sequence is MSYKDINRKAYNELADHYKKRRSDKGQYEESSDYLAGLLHSGYHVSINECRVLEIGPGAGNILRCFENLGSKVFAVELSENIIELCKEIAPNTIYFNRDVFELDFGEDKFDLVYMGAIIHLFPKNMAFPLLKKVRHWIKPSGRLFLNTTISNKSSEGIEIKKDAKGQVARYRSHWSETEFSSLIDKLMMDVIRKSYTLEMDRDKKWLGITCVKPEQDIVEDEPKFKGKTLSILNRKIKLNNQTIDFEVINRPKVALIIPFIDSDTIIFTRQFRSAINQYVLELPAGKSNFGEKIEETAMRELQEETGYTSSNLTYLTSFYSSLHMSNEKIYVFIAKDLVRSEKSLGDKEFIKLEKRNIFELVDNNVLIDAKSYIAIAELKKLIYDE
- a CDS encoding DNA-3-methyladenine glycosylase, encoding MNQQTTNHLSTNDPIIANIVNLITIPTIPPSKGIYHDMISCIVEHQIPSHHRNAWFKKVVNLLNGKDPNDNNIYTIQEDDWRAAKLAAAKYHTLFRFTDAWHKQRMETQNWTAMTDDEVRQQLTAIKGIGPATADLVLLYSLGRPDVLLANDSHVKQMVERLYLEPEEKLKPKIAELKKKWSPYCSLASLYLIAYRKELKRRKP